The Sphingopyxis sp. BE259 nucleotide sequence TACCTCGTCCACCGCTCGATCGGCATGGGATCGAAAGCGATCAGCGGCCGCGCCGTCGATCTGCTCGACGCCGGCGCCCGCCACCGCTTCTTCCCCGAACTCTGGGCCATCCGCGCCCAGATGACCGATCGCTGGGGCGCCGAATATGGCGTCAAACGCGACAGCATCCGGCATGGTGACGCGGGGCATGGTAGCGGGGTTTAGGGCGTGATGACCGGCATCCGCCATCACCCTGCCGGGCGGAAAAACAGGATCGTCAGCCCGATCGAATTGCTGATCCCGTGCGAGATGATCAGCGGCCACAGGTTCCGGCGGAAGAGCAGAAACAGCAGGCTCGACACCAAGGCGATGATCCCCGTCGCGACCCAACCGGCGAAACCCTGGTAGTAATAATGCTGCTGCCCAAAGAGCAACGCCTGTCCGATTCCGGCGAGCAGGGCGGCCAGCCGCAATCCAAAGAAGAGCGATTCGAGGCGCGAAAACAGCACCCCGCGAAATAGGATTTCTTCGGTGAAACCACCGATGATCCACGCGAGCGCCAACCAGAGCGCAAATTGCAGCGGATTTCCGGGAACGCCACTGAACCGGTTCTGATGGCGCGCATCAAGGTCACGGGTGACCGCGTCGGGGACCCCGATCCATGCCTCTGCGGCCACGCGTGCAAACTCGCCGGCCACGATCGTGACGATCAGCGCCAGGAGCGTGAAGCCGAGCAATCGCCACCAGCTTTTCGGACGCGACAGCCCGATAACGGGCCATGCAATCCCGCGTACGCGCAGCCGCCACAGCGCGACTGCCAGCGTCAGCAGCAGCGAAACCGGCCCCGCAAACGCCCACAGCGGTCCGATTTGCAACAGCCATTCCTTCGACGCGACCAGCACGCCGACGATCAGCACAAGATCAAGCGCGGCACCGCGCGGTCGCATCTCCAATTCGGCCATTGCATCCCCCTCGCGAACCCCGGTTCGTCGCCCGATGTTCGGAGCCAGGGGCAAATGGGTTACAGCGGCTTGTGGCGATGTCGGCGACGCGCCCTAAATATCGACGACAATCTTCCCGAAATGGGCATTCGCGGCCTGATGCCGGAAGGCATCGGCGAG carries:
- a CDS encoding type II CAAX prenyl endopeptidase Rce1 family protein; this translates as MAELEMRPRGAALDLVLIVGVLVASKEWLLQIGPLWAFAGPVSLLLTLAVALWRLRVRGIAWPVIGLSRPKSWWRLLGFTLLALIVTIVAGEFARVAAEAWIGVPDAVTRDLDARHQNRFSGVPGNPLQFALWLALAWIIGGFTEEILFRGVLFSRLESLFFGLRLAALLAGIGQALLFGQQHYYYQGFAGWVATGIIALVSSLLFLLFRRNLWPLIISHGISNSIGLTILFFRPAG